The sequence TCCAGACCAACTGTCATTACCGTGATTCAGATTATCGGTTTAGGACTCAAGCTACCACTGAACCTCCTCTTTATCTATGGTGGCTTAGGAATTGCTGCGATGGGTGGCCCAGGCTGCGCAGTAGCTACTGTCATCATCAATTGGTTTTGGGTACTACTGACCTTAAGCTACGTTTTGTTCAATCGTTTTTATCGTCCTTTTGAAATCTTTAGTCGCTTCAGTAAGCCTGACCTTCACCGCATCTGGACCCTGCTTAAATTAGGCGCCCCAATTGGTTTCAGTTACTTAATTGAAGTCACTTCATTTACCTTTATGTCACTATTTATTGCGCGCCTTGGGACTACCGCGCTGGCCGGTCACCAGATCATCGCCAATATGGGCACAGTGATGTATATGGTGCCCCTCTCACTCTCGATTGCTACCATGACTCTAGTCTCACAATCGATTGGCGCCAATCGACAAGAACGTGCCGAAGAAATTGGTTGGTCGTCTGTCTTTTTTACCAGCGCCTTATGCATCACAATTGGTATTGCAGTGTGGAGCTTTAGGCTCGAGTTACTGGATTTATACAATCCACCGCAAGCCGTTAAAGCTTTTTCAATTCCACTCTTTTTATTTATTGCCTTCTACCAAATGTTTGATGCCTTACAAGTCACGGCAGCATTTATTCTTCGTGCTTACCGCATTGCTTTCTGGCCCATGCTCATTTATGCAGGCTCACTATGGGGCGTTGGCTTAGGCGGCGGCTATCTGATGGGCTTTAACATCTTGGGCAATACCCCAAGCTTCTTACAAGGCGCTAATGGTTTTTGGGCAGCCAACAGCATGAGCCTA comes from Polynucleobacter paneuropaeus and encodes:
- a CDS encoding MATE family efflux transporter — translated: MIHFKLSRLREDIPALLKLATPILLGQLAVIAFGVLDTAMTARYSAADLAALAMASAIFISLYVGLTGVVSALAPIAGQLFGAKRFSEIGEEVRQATWLAVALSIVGCLVLTHADVLLSISHISPEIEDKARLYLSILALGLPASMGMRVLMALHNAISRPTVITVIQIIGLGLKLPLNLLFIYGGLGIAAMGGPGCAVATVIINWFWVLLTLSYVLFNRFYRPFEIFSRFSKPDLHRIWTLLKLGAPIGFSYLIEVTSFTFMSLFIARLGTTALAGHQIIANMGTVMYMVPLSLSIATMTLVSQSIGANRQERAEEIGWSSVFFTSALCITIGIAVWSFRLELLDLYNPPQAVKAFSIPLFLFIAFYQMFDALQVTAAFILRAYRIAFWPMLIYAGSLWGVGLGGGYLMGFNILGNTPSFLQGANGFWAANSMSLGLAACLLLYLFRKTAARYEKTHPPIEV